The following are encoded in a window of Synergistaceae bacterium genomic DNA:
- a CDS encoding CTP synthase gives MTKYVFITGGVVSSLGKGITAASIGTLLKKRGFKVSIIKVDPYLNVDAGTMNPFQHGEVFVTDDGAETDLDLGHYERFIDEPLSNDNTVTTGKIYSGVIEKERRGAYLGGTVQVIPHVTNDIQERLVKAGERRDVVIVEIGGTVGDIEGLPFLEAIRQMSSRVGRENVLYCHVTLIPWLEAARELKTKPTQHSVQELRRIGILPNILVCRTSHPMNEEMKNKIALFCTVPPEAVIEVLDEPTIYAVPLSLHRQELDSLVLKYLSVSCEKEPDLSDWRLVVDRFMNAPQSVEIALVGKYVQHKDAYLSVVEALYHAGIYHNVKVKVRSVESTDVEVQGTEAMLEGVDGILIPGGFGSRGIEGKIATIRHAREKKIPLFGICLGMQMMVVEYARNVCHLAGAHSQEMDPATVHPVIHLMQEQVGIDKMGGTMRLGAYDCDLLPGTAAARAYGTERVSERHRHRYEFNNTYRQRLEDAGLKMSGICAERDLVEIVELPEHPWFVGGQFHGELKSRPVRPHPLFAAFIGAALENRIIN, from the coding sequence ATGACCAAGTATGTCTTTATAACGGGTGGCGTGGTTTCTTCTTTGGGAAAAGGCATAACGGCGGCGTCAATCGGAACTTTATTGAAGAAAAGAGGTTTCAAAGTTTCCATTATCAAAGTCGATCCCTATTTAAACGTGGACGCGGGTACCATGAATCCCTTTCAGCACGGCGAGGTTTTCGTGACCGACGATGGCGCGGAAACAGATCTCGATTTGGGACACTACGAGCGTTTTATCGATGAGCCGCTCTCCAACGACAACACCGTGACGACGGGCAAGATCTACTCCGGCGTTATCGAAAAAGAGAGGCGCGGCGCTTATCTGGGTGGGACGGTGCAGGTGATTCCTCACGTCACCAATGATATTCAGGAGCGCCTGGTCAAGGCAGGAGAGAGACGGGACGTGGTCATCGTCGAGATTGGGGGGACAGTGGGCGACATCGAGGGGCTTCCCTTCTTGGAGGCGATCCGTCAGATGTCGAGCCGCGTAGGGCGGGAGAACGTCCTCTATTGTCACGTAACCCTCATTCCATGGCTGGAGGCGGCCAGAGAACTGAAGACAAAACCCACTCAGCACAGCGTACAGGAGCTTCGGCGCATAGGAATCCTTCCCAACATTCTGGTTTGCAGGACCAGCCACCCCATGAACGAGGAGATGAAAAATAAGATCGCGCTTTTTTGCACCGTTCCGCCTGAGGCGGTGATCGAGGTTCTGGACGAGCCTACGATTTATGCTGTGCCTTTAAGCCTCCACCGTCAGGAGCTGGATTCTCTTGTTTTGAAATATCTTTCCGTCTCCTGTGAAAAAGAACCTGACCTTTCCGACTGGCGACTGGTGGTTGATCGTTTCATGAACGCTCCTCAAAGTGTGGAAATTGCCTTGGTGGGCAAGTACGTCCAGCACAAGGACGCCTATCTGAGCGTCGTGGAAGCGCTTTATCACGCGGGGATCTATCATAACGTCAAGGTGAAAGTGCGCTCTGTGGAATCCACGGACGTGGAAGTCCAAGGAACGGAGGCCATGTTGGAAGGCGTAGACGGTATTCTTATTCCGGGTGGGTTCGGCTCACGAGGCATCGAGGGGAAGATCGCCACGATTCGCCACGCCAGGGAAAAGAAAATTCCTCTTTTTGGCATCTGCTTGGGGATGCAGATGATGGTGGTGGAGTACGCCAGAAACGTCTGTCATCTGGCGGGCGCTCATAGCCAGGAGATGGACCCCGCCACGGTACATCCTGTGATTCACTTGATGCAAGAGCAAGTGGGCATCGATAAGATGGGAGGAACCATGCGTTTGGGGGCTTATGACTGCGACCTTCTTCCGGGAACAGCGGCGGCGCGGGCCTACGGCACAGAACGCGTCAGCGAGCGGCACCGTCATCGCTATGAGTTCAACAACACCTACCGTCAAAGGCTGGAAGACGCCGGCCTGAAGATGTCGGGTATTTGCGCGGAGCGAGATCTGGTAGAGATCGTGGAGCTTCCTGAACATCCCTGGTTCGTGGGAGGACAGTTTCACGGAGAGCTGAAATCTCGTCCAGTCCGCCCCCATCCTTTATTTGCGGCTTTCATCGGCGCGGCGCTCGAAAACCGTATAATAAATTAG
- a CDS encoding PASTA domain-containing protein, whose product MDKIFRWTLLCVVLVIFTSGAVAVYTVFFSSPEENIATPPLREMSIIEAEVEAKRMGFVVQVEQVISSLPEGRVLAQSPEAGERVRKGRTLLLRVSKGGPRRTVPDVRNQAVARAQKLIQEQGFEVGDVIYIKDNAWPSGVVIAQSPAAPANIPSDTKIHLLVNQPGPGSDGKVVIPDVAQMLERQARELLTTSGLKIATVDPVYSPNAVEGLVISTRPAAGTSVRVGDGIRLRIATTKRPQGVPEPPSSSSSSSSSSSSSPPRSSQANEIPSPQVVVTVPGQGNIFVGEGFDPNAPATPIQVVDSNVSVFDQRSAPSSTVARAPLPPVSTPQPATQTQSAQSSQPATSPASVVNSRTQAKVSQPINLQPVGGKIARIRYQVPPLSRPLQLKIELVDSSGTKILWDREAVSGQRLSLDTPYSRECTVRIYLGGDFVWQDKYM is encoded by the coding sequence ATGGACAAGATATTCCGATGGACTTTATTATGTGTGGTCCTGGTGATTTTCACTTCGGGAGCGGTGGCGGTTTACACGGTTTTTTTCAGTAGTCCGGAAGAAAATATCGCGACACCTCCGCTACGCGAAATGTCGATCATTGAAGCCGAAGTGGAGGCCAAGCGGATGGGTTTCGTTGTGCAGGTGGAACAGGTGATCTCATCTTTGCCCGAGGGACGGGTTCTGGCCCAATCCCCCGAGGCGGGAGAGAGAGTGCGTAAGGGCAGAACTCTTTTACTGCGAGTTAGTAAAGGAGGGCCGCGCCGGACGGTGCCCGATGTGCGGAACCAAGCCGTCGCTCGGGCTCAAAAGCTTATTCAAGAGCAGGGCTTTGAGGTGGGGGACGTGATCTACATCAAGGACAACGCCTGGCCGTCGGGCGTGGTCATTGCCCAGAGCCCGGCCGCGCCCGCTAATATTCCCAGCGACACAAAAATTCACCTTTTGGTCAATCAGCCTGGACCAGGGTCAGATGGGAAAGTCGTGATCCCCGACGTGGCGCAGATGCTGGAGCGACAAGCGCGGGAGCTTCTGACGACCAGTGGGTTGAAAATCGCCACCGTAGATCCCGTCTACAGTCCCAACGCCGTCGAGGGCCTCGTCATCAGCACCCGCCCCGCCGCGGGAACATCGGTACGGGTGGGAGACGGCATTCGCCTGAGAATCGCCACCACGAAACGGCCACAAGGTGTGCCGGAACCTCCTTCCTCTTCTTCTTCTTCTTCTTCCTCTTCCTCTTCGTCCCCTCCGCGCTCTTCTCAGGCGAACGAAATCCCTAGTCCGCAGGTAGTAGTAACGGTTCCAGGTCAGGGGAACATTTTTGTGGGTGAGGGATTCGACCCCAACGCCCCGGCGACGCCTATCCAGGTGGTCGACTCCAATGTCTCGGTTTTCGACCAACGCTCGGCTCCGTCATCCACAGTCGCCAGAGCGCCCCTGCCTCCGGTCTCAACTCCTCAGCCAGCGACACAAACGCAATCCGCACAATCCTCACAACCCGCGACTTCTCCAGCTTCGGTCGTCAATTCTAGGACTCAGGCGAAAGTGTCCCAGCCCATCAATTTGCAGCCGGTGGGCGGAAAAATCGCCCGAATCCGCTACCAGGTTCCCCCTCTTTCGCGGCCTTTGCAGCTCAAAATAGAGTTGGTGGATTCGTCGGGAACCAAGATTCTCTGGGATCGTGAAGCCGTAAGCGGTCAGCGTCTGTCGTTAGATACGCCTTACTCCAGAGAGTGCACCGTAAGAATTTACTTGGGAGGCGACTTCGTTTGGCAGGACAAATACATGTAA
- a CDS encoding LysM peptidoglycan-binding domain-containing protein, producing MRTSKREKKKVSSSREFQWGFGLVIFFMLGLSVFLMVSAGSRFSGIAWGNLRDRENEESLSASGFIVVDLSDNVDMKRMAEATSTKGATYAAIIGEESIGEESEEDEFLDPKGGELLSLKELREKELREKKLREKELREKELREMNVFSSLPKVESADLSFAAVVDMASLPLPMLLSEPMGDFGPLPKDLADFESIILNTMEDGMRLPDDSLDDLPGMELPDEDIILAEIGAGWREHVVKKGETLSDIAFQYGGITAQDILRANGLKDANRLAAQQIILVPNEPEDIESTLEEVRTRKMRAAALREQVLPVTVVSYVVATGDSLWSIANSQNLEVDTLVGSNIFKNSSVLRPGAVLRIPNQDGIFYKLKKGDNIDNIAKRYQVAVDKIRKANPTINPVALKVDNEIFLPGARPEAVAETRVVEKKSTSTSSKNTGKTVQKVSRSFRWPVMGKINSPFGWRRHPITKRRDFHTGIDIKAGRGTVINSSREGKVVYAGWMGGYGKVVVVEHSSGQSTLYAHCNSFLVKQGARVSVGQNIARVGSTGRATGPHLHFEIRNGNSPANPLSYLR from the coding sequence TTGAGAACATCCAAACGGGAAAAGAAGAAGGTTTCCTCCTCCAGAGAATTTCAATGGGGCTTCGGGCTTGTGATCTTTTTCATGTTGGGGTTGTCCGTGTTTTTGATGGTATCTGCCGGCAGCCGTTTTTCGGGGATCGCTTGGGGAAACCTGAGAGATCGGGAGAACGAGGAAAGTTTATCCGCAAGTGGTTTTATTGTGGTCGATCTGAGCGACAATGTCGACATGAAACGAATGGCTGAAGCCACGTCCACAAAAGGCGCAACTTACGCGGCGATCATCGGTGAAGAGAGCATCGGTGAAGAGAGCGAAGAAGATGAGTTCTTGGATCCAAAAGGGGGGGAGTTGTTATCCCTTAAAGAACTCAGAGAAAAAGAACTCAGAGAAAAAAAACTCAGAGAAAAAGAACTTAGAGAAAAAGAACTTAGAGAAATGAACGTGTTTTCCTCCTTGCCCAAGGTCGAAAGCGCGGATTTGAGCTTTGCAGCTGTGGTCGATATGGCTTCCTTACCCCTCCCCATGCTTCTCAGCGAACCAATGGGGGATTTTGGGCCCTTACCCAAAGATTTGGCGGATTTCGAGTCTATCATCCTCAACACAATGGAAGATGGGATGCGTTTGCCCGACGATTCTCTCGACGACTTGCCGGGTATGGAACTCCCAGACGAGGACATCATTCTCGCGGAGATCGGGGCGGGTTGGCGCGAACACGTGGTCAAAAAGGGGGAAACCCTGTCCGACATCGCCTTCCAATATGGCGGGATCACGGCTCAGGATATTCTTCGCGCCAACGGCTTGAAGGACGCCAATCGTCTGGCTGCCCAACAGATTATTCTCGTTCCTAACGAACCTGAGGATATCGAGAGCACTCTAGAGGAAGTCCGGACTCGCAAGATGCGCGCGGCGGCTTTGCGGGAACAAGTTCTTCCCGTGACGGTCGTTTCTTATGTCGTGGCGACGGGGGATAGCTTGTGGTCTATCGCGAACTCCCAAAACTTGGAAGTGGATACCCTGGTGGGCAGCAACATTTTCAAAAACTCTTCTGTGCTGCGTCCGGGCGCTGTTTTGCGAATACCCAACCAGGACGGTATTTTCTACAAATTAAAGAAAGGGGATAACATCGATAACATCGCCAAACGTTACCAGGTGGCCGTGGACAAAATTCGCAAAGCCAACCCTACGATCAATCCCGTTGCTTTAAAAGTGGATAATGAAATTTTCCTGCCCGGCGCGCGTCCCGAGGCGGTGGCCGAAACCCGAGTCGTCGAGAAAAAATCCACATCCACCTCGTCTAAGAACACAGGCAAAACTGTGCAAAAGGTCTCACGGAGTTTCCGATGGCCGGTCATGGGTAAAATCAATAGTCCTTTTGGCTGGCGGCGTCACCCTATTACAAAGCGCAGAGATTTCCACACAGGCATCGACATCAAGGCGGGGAGAGGGACAGTCATCAATAGCTCTAGAGAAGGTAAAGTGGTCTACGCTGGTTGGATGGGAGGGTACGGTAAGGTCGTGGTCGTGGAACATAGCAGCGGTCAGTCTACGCTTTACGCTCACTGCAATTCTTTTTTGGTCAAACAAGGAGCCAGGGTTTCCGTGGGGCAGAATATCGCTCGCGTGGGATCTACGGGAAGGGCAACAGGGCCTCACCTCCACTTTGAGATCCGTAACGGCAACAGCCCGGCGAATCCATTGTCCTACCTGCGATAA
- a CDS encoding RsmB/NOP family class I SAM-dependent RNA methyltransferase, translating into MRGIEGALFVLRRVKAGRLVSEALRSLGGEIAAPELSLAASLAYAVLRRESLWRALFGAYVKKERSGKPQGLDPTVSDCLLLGTAGILELKNFAKAALVNGLLEILKSEGRAKAVPMVNAILRNVDRGGLTAMEKLYRSSQTKDRALWAGVPEWTLPTWNRSWNNEELFELFELMQIPPRGSLRVAPGKRGEVLDLLKSHGMEGVPSDLFPESIRLASTVLPTLVPGFDRGLVTMQTEGSMLAASLVTQFARPNGLVLDMCSGRGVKAGQIAQFLNSGVLGSGARLECWELSSERHLAAVREIERLGIQDRVTLRLGNALSLVPPEKPSVILLDVPCTGSGTWNRKPESKWKLSWAKLDKFHALQSSLLRRALTLAEAGGIIIYVTCSLLRQENENIVAEALANQEGCIVLDVPWEGSHLRRGRPWGTYIWPNLPWLDGFYASIIMKRAGA; encoded by the coding sequence TTGCGTGGAATCGAGGGAGCGCTGTTCGTCTTGCGCCGCGTTAAGGCAGGTCGGTTGGTGAGTGAGGCGTTGCGTTCGTTGGGGGGGGAAATCGCCGCGCCGGAGTTATCTCTAGCCGCGTCTCTCGCCTATGCCGTGTTGCGGCGGGAATCCTTGTGGAGGGCGCTTTTCGGCGCTTACGTGAAGAAAGAACGATCTGGAAAACCCCAGGGGCTTGACCCGACCGTTTCGGACTGTCTTTTGCTGGGTACGGCGGGGATTTTGGAACTCAAAAATTTTGCAAAAGCCGCGCTGGTCAACGGCTTGCTGGAGATTCTGAAGTCCGAGGGTCGGGCAAAGGCCGTGCCGATGGTGAACGCCATTCTCCGGAACGTAGATAGAGGGGGGCTTACGGCTATGGAAAAACTGTATCGCAGTTCCCAGACAAAAGACCGCGCCTTGTGGGCGGGGGTGCCTGAATGGACGCTTCCGACCTGGAATAGATCTTGGAACAACGAGGAGCTTTTCGAGCTGTTTGAGCTGATGCAAATTCCTCCTCGCGGATCGTTGCGAGTGGCTCCAGGCAAAAGAGGAGAAGTGCTTGACCTCCTGAAGAGTCACGGAATGGAGGGTGTTCCATCCGACCTTTTCCCCGAATCAATCCGCCTTGCCTCCACGGTTCTTCCTACCCTCGTTCCGGGGTTCGATCGGGGGCTCGTCACGATGCAAACGGAGGGCTCCATGTTGGCCGCGTCTCTGGTCACTCAATTTGCCCGACCAAACGGACTCGTTCTGGATATGTGTTCGGGGCGAGGCGTTAAAGCGGGACAAATCGCGCAATTCCTAAATTCTGGGGTCTTGGGCTCCGGGGCGCGACTCGAGTGTTGGGAACTTTCCTCGGAGCGTCACTTGGCCGCTGTTCGAGAGATTGAAAGACTGGGAATACAAGATCGTGTGACGCTGCGCTTGGGGAACGCTCTTTCACTCGTTCCGCCGGAAAAACCCTCCGTCATATTGCTGGATGTCCCCTGTACGGGTAGCGGCACCTGGAACCGTAAGCCTGAATCCAAATGGAAGCTCTCCTGGGCAAAGTTGGATAAGTTCCACGCGTTGCAGTCGAGTTTGTTGCGTAGGGCATTAACTCTGGCGGAGGCTGGTGGTATTATAATCTACGTGACCTGTAGCCTTTTGCGTCAGGAAAACGAAAACATCGTGGCGGAAGCTCTTGCCAACCAAGAGGGGTGTATTGTGTTGGACGTTCCGTGGGAGGGTTCCCATCTGCGCCGAGGACGCCCTTGGGGAACGTATATTTGGCCTAATTTACCGTGGTTGGATGGTTTTTATGCTTCTATCATCATGAAAAGAGCGGGGGCTTGA
- the rpe gene encoding ribulose-phosphate 3-epimerase, with the protein MAGQIHVMERRLFFAPSVLGADPLNVGNAVDSLRGNFDWLHLDVMDGHFVPNISFGPGMARALRRKYPDAFLDTHLMVDHPDAFLSAFAEAGVSQISVHAEAEPQLLHDRLARIRSAGLAAGVAIAPPTPVELLRFALPVVDVVMVMSVTPGFGGQRLIEETLEKTRDLARLRAVEGYNYRIQMDGGIDLENVAQVADAGCDIFVVGSALFGNTDPGHYLKEMRQLAQNRLC; encoded by the coding sequence TTGGCAGGACAAATACATGTAATGGAGCGAAGGCTATTTTTCGCTCCCTCCGTGCTGGGGGCCGATCCCTTGAATGTGGGCAACGCTGTGGATTCTCTGAGAGGAAATTTCGATTGGCTTCACCTGGACGTTATGGACGGGCATTTTGTTCCCAACATTTCCTTCGGTCCTGGGATGGCGCGGGCGTTGCGTAGAAAATATCCCGATGCCTTCCTCGACACTCACTTGATGGTGGATCATCCGGACGCTTTTTTGTCCGCTTTCGCAGAAGCCGGAGTTTCTCAAATCTCGGTCCACGCGGAGGCGGAACCTCAATTACTTCACGACCGCCTAGCCCGTATTCGGAGCGCGGGGCTCGCGGCGGGGGTGGCCATCGCTCCCCCCACTCCTGTGGAGTTGCTGCGTTTCGCGCTTCCCGTGGTTGACGTGGTGATGGTGATGTCGGTGACTCCGGGTTTCGGTGGCCAGAGATTGATTGAAGAAACCCTGGAAAAGACGAGGGACCTGGCTCGTTTGCGCGCTGTGGAAGGATATAATTACCGGATACAGATGGACGGCGGTATTGACCTGGAAAATGTCGCGCAAGTCGCGGACGCGGGTTGCGATATTTTTGTCGTAGGCAGCGCCCTTTTCGGTAACACCGATCCAGGTCATTACCTGAAAGAAATGCGGCAACTCGCGCAAAATCGTTTGTGTTGA